A single window of Vibrio alfacsensis DNA harbors:
- the oppC gene encoding oligopeptide ABC transporter permease OppC — MLTKKENLQAVEKFAENLEVEGRSLWQDARIRFMRNKAAMVSLFILTLMTLAVIFLPMMAPYAFDDTDWYAMHVGPSAEHWFGTDSLGRDLYVRTLIGGRISLMVGVLGALVAVVIGTLYGAASGFIGGKVDRIMMRILEILYAVPFMFLVIVLVTFFGRNIVLIFVAIGAIAWLDMARIVRGQTLSLRSKEFIEAAHVCGVSNWKIITRHIVPNVLGIVAVYSTLLIPSMILTESFLSFLGLGVQEPMTSWGALLQEGSQTMEVAIWQLAFPAAFMVVTLFCFNYVGDGLRDALDPKTDN; from the coding sequence ATGTTAACGAAAAAAGAGAATCTTCAAGCGGTCGAAAAATTTGCAGAGAATCTGGAAGTTGAAGGCCGCAGTTTATGGCAAGACGCCCGCATCCGCTTTATGCGTAACAAAGCGGCGATGGTGAGCTTGTTTATTCTTACATTGATGACCCTTGCGGTGATCTTCTTGCCTATGATGGCACCTTACGCATTCGATGATACTGATTGGTATGCGATGCACGTTGGCCCAAGTGCTGAGCACTGGTTCGGTACTGACAGCTTAGGTCGTGACCTTTACGTGCGCACGCTGATTGGCGGTCGTATATCTCTGATGGTAGGTGTTCTAGGTGCATTGGTTGCGGTTGTGATTGGTACACTTTACGGTGCAGCTTCTGGCTTCATTGGCGGTAAAGTTGACCGTATCATGATGCGTATTCTTGAAATCCTATACGCGGTTCCGTTCATGTTCCTAGTTATCGTACTGGTAACATTCTTCGGTCGTAACATCGTTCTTATCTTCGTCGCTATCGGTGCTATTGCATGGCTAGATATGGCTCGTATCGTACGTGGTCAAACGCTAAGCCTACGTAGTAAAGAGTTCATTGAAGCGGCACACGTTTGTGGTGTGAGCAATTGGAAGATTATCACTCGACATATCGTGCCAAACGTACTGGGTATCGTAGCGGTTTACTCAACGCTACTTATCCCAAGCATGATTCTTACTGAATCATTCCTTTCATTCCTTGGTCTTGGTGTACAGGAACCGATGACAAGTTGGGGCGCACTTCTACAAGAAGGCTCGCAAACAATGGAAGTGGCAATCTGGCAGCTGGCGTTCCCAGCCGCATTCATGGTTGTGACTCTATTCTGCTTCAACTACGTTGGTGACGGTCTGCGCGATGCGCTGGATCCAAAGACAGATAATTAA